Below is a genomic region from Streptomyces sp. RPA4-2.
GCGCCGGACCTGGTCCACATCACCTTCGACACGGAGGGCGACAACGGACGTCTGGTGCACCGGAGTTCGCTGTGGTGGCGGACGGCCGACGGCTGGCGTCTGTACTTCCACCAGGGCACCCCGTTCAGTGCGGAGCCCTCGGACACAGAGTGACCTCCCGCGCGTCCCGACAGGCGGTGTACGCGGCGACCCCGCCCGGGACGGTGAGGCGCGGAACCCGGGGCCCGGCCGTCCCGGGGCAGCGCCTCGGCCCCGTCGCGGCCGCCAGGGGGCGGGGTCAGCCCAGGGCCCGCATGTCCTCGGCGGTCAGCCGCACCGCGGCCGCGTCGAGGTTCTCCTCCAGGTGGACGAGCGACCCGGTGCCCGGCGTAGGGCAGAGCACCGGGGAACGGTGCAGCAGCCAGGCGAGCGCGAGCTGGCCCGGCGTCGCCCCGTGCGCGGCGGCGATCTCCGCGCGGGCCGTCGCCGCGGTGAGTGAGCCGTTGCCGAGAGGGAACCACGGCAGAAAGGCGATACCGCGCGCCTCGCACAGCTCCAGCAGCGGCTCCGAAGCACGGTCCAGCAGGTTGTAGCGGTTCTGGACCGCGGCGATGTCGGTCAACGCCAGTGCCGCTTCCAGCTGTTCGGCGGTCACGGTGTCGAGCCCGATGTGCCGGATCTTGCCCTCGGCGCGCAACTCGTCGAGCGCGCCGAGCTGTTCGGCCATCGGCACCCGCGGGTCCAGGCGGTGCAGCTGGTACAGGCCGATCGTGTCGAGCCGCAGCCGCCGCAGACTCGCCTCGCACATCGCCCGCAGCGTCTCCGGCCGCCCGGACACGTGCCACGCGCTGTCGCCGGTACGGACGACGCCGCCCTTGGTGGCGATCAGCAGATCCCCGGGGTAGGGACGGAGGGCCTCGGCGATCAGCTCCTCCGCAACCGACGGGCCGTAGTTGTCGGCGGTGTCGATCAGCGTGACCCCGCGCTCGACGGCCCGCCGCAGTACGGCCACCGCGTCCCGGGTGTCCCCCCGCGGGCCCCAGTAGCCCGGTCCCGTCAGCTGTGCCGTGCCGTAACCGAGCCTGCGTACCGGCAGCTCCCCGCCGAGCGTGAATCGTTGCGAAACCATCCGACGGAGGGTACAGACACCGGTGCGGGACGACTGTGCGAGGCTCGTCCCATGCGTTACGTCATCATCGGAGCGGGAGCCGTCGGCGGCGCCATCGGCGGCCGGCTCGCCGAAGCGGGACACGACGTCGTCCTGGTCGCGCGGGGCGCGCACCACGAGGCGCTGCGTGCCTTCGGACTGCGCCTCATGACCGCGGAGGGCACCCGCACCCACCTGCTGCCCGTGGTCGACGAGCCCGCGGCACTCGGCGCGCTGCGTGCCGACGACGTCCTGCTGCTCGCCGTCAAGACGCAGGACAGCGAGGCGGCCCTGGCGGCCTGGGGTGCGGCCCCCGTGGTCGGCGGCGGTACGGCCGCCGAGCGACTTCCGCTGGTCTGCGCGCAGAACGGCGTGGAGAGCCAGCGCCTGGCACTGCGCCGGTTCCGGCGGGTGTACGGGGTCTGTGTCTGGCTGCCCGCCACCTTCGTCGAACCCGGCGCCGTGTCGGCGGCCGGCACCCCCCTCACCGGCATCCTGCACCTCGGCCGGTATCCGCACGGCACGGACGAGACGGCCCGCCGGATCGCCGCCGACCTGGAGAAGTCCCGTTTCGAGGCGCCGGTGGTGCCGGACGTGGCGCGCTGGCAGTACGCCAAGCTGCTCGGCAACCTCGCGAACGCGATGGAGGCGGTCAGCGGCCCGGTGACCGGCGAGGAGGGCCTGGAGCTCCTCGGACGGGTGCGCGCGGAGGGCGAGGCGGCGCTCGCAGCCGCCGGGATCGCGTACGTGAGCGAGGAGGAGCAGCGGCGGGTCCGCGGCGACAGGATCCGCCTCCGGCCCTTCGACGGCTCCCCACGCCGTGGCGGCTCCTCCTGGCAGTCCCTCGACCGCGCCACCGGCACCATCGAGGCCGACTACCTCAACGGCGAGATCGCTCTCCTGGGCCGGCTGCACGGCGTACCGACCCCGCTCAACGACCTGCTCCAGCGGCTCGCGAACACCTTCGCGCGCGAGCGCAGGGCGGCGGGGTCGATGCCGGTCGCCGAGCTGGTGCGGCTGGCCGGGGAGGCCGTCGCGTCGGTTGGCGAGGAGCGGCCACCGCGTCCCTGAGGGCTCTCCCGTCATGGCCGGTGGAACGGCGCGCGGCGTCGGACGCGGTGCCTCGCCGGGCGGAGGGCAGCCCTCATGCGGGGCGATCAGGGCGACCCGGCAACGCGCCGAGATGCCGTGGCCGGCGTCGTGCGCCCACCGGGGATCACGGGAGGGACAGGCCCTGGCCGAGCCACGAAGTCCCCCGGTCGGCAGCGTTCGCGGCGGCGCGTGCCTGCCCGGTCAGGGACGGGGCGCCGCGTCCCAGCTGGCCAGGATGGGCAGGACGCGGGCGGTGGGAGAGTCGGGCTCCGTCGTGTAGACCACCAGCCGCTGGTCCGGCTCGTGCGGCGCGCGGACGATCTCGATGTCGAAGGACATCGGGCCGGCGGCGGGATGCTCGACGCGTTTGGTCACCGACGCGTAGTCGCGGACGGTGTGGTCGTCCCACCACCGGGCGACATCACGGTCGGTGACGCGCAACTCGTCCACCAGCGTCGTGAGGAGGCCGTCGTACGGTCGTCGGGCGATCTCCCTGCGCATCGTGGCGACGGTGGCCGAGGCGAAGTCGGCCCAGTTCACGATCCGCTCGCGGGCGGCCGGGTCCTGGAACATGAAGCGGACGAACGACGTCCCGGGCTCCAGCTGACGGCCCAGTACCGCCGTCAGCAGGTTGTTGCGGGCCAGGACCTCGCAGCGGTGGCCGAGCAGCAGCACCGGGACATGGTCGAGCGTGCGCATCAGCCGCAGCAGCCCGGGATCGGGGCGCTGGGCCGCCTGCGGGCTCGCGGTGCGGTGCCGCGCGGTGGGTGCGGCGAGGTCGTGAAGATGCGCGCGTTCGACCTCGTCGAGGCGCAGTGCGCGGGCCAGCGCGTCGAGCACCTCGGTGGAGATGTTGGCCTGGCGTCCCTGTTCGAGGCGGCTGTAGTAGTCCGGGCTCAGGCCGGCCAGCACGGCGAGCTCCTCCCGCCGCAGCCCCGGCACGCGCCTCGCCCCGGGGAAGGCTTCGATGCCCGCCTGGGAGGGGGTGAGGCGGTCCCGGCGGGAGCGCAGGAACGCTCCGAGCGCGGAGCGGTCGCGTGACATTCCTCCAGGGTAGGCGAGCCGTCGAAGCCCTGGGTGGTCCTGCCGTGCCCAGGTCCGTCCTGTCCTGGCCCGACATCCGGGACCGCCTTAGAAAGGGACTCATGAATTCTTCACTTCACACGAACGACAGCACCCCTACCGTCCCCGGCTCCCGGCTCACCGGCCGTACCGCCGTCGTCACCGGCTCGACCAGCGGGATCGGCGAGGCGATCGCCCGCGTCCTGGCCGCCGAGGGCGCGCACGTCGTGGTCAGCGGCCGGCAGCGGACCAGCGGCGAGCGGGTCGTCAAGGAGATCGTCGGCGCGGGCGGCCGCGCCGACTTCGTGGCGGCGGACCTGGCAGGCGGCTACGAGCAGCTGCGGGCCTTCGCCGCACAAGCCACGGAGGTGCTCGGCGGCCGGGTCGACATCCTGGTCAACAACGCCGGCATCTACCCGGCGACACTGACCGAGGACCTCCCGGACAACGACCTCGATGCCATGCTCGCGGTCAACATCCGCGCCCCGCACGTCCTGGTCGCCGCGATCGCTCCGGCCATGGCCGAGCGGGGCGCGGGCGCCATCGTCACCATCGGCTCCTGGATGGCCCGTCTCGGCACTCCCTACGGCGCGATGTACAGCGCGACCAAGGCCGCCGACGAGCAGCTCACCCGGAGCTGGGCCGCGGAGTACGGGCCGCGCGGCGTGCGGGTCAACACCGTCGCGCCCGGAGCGACCCTCACGCCCGGCAACGAGCGGGCCCGCGC
It encodes:
- a CDS encoding SDR family NAD(P)-dependent oxidoreductase → MNSSLHTNDSTPTVPGSRLTGRTAVVTGSTSGIGEAIARVLAAEGAHVVVSGRQRTSGERVVKEIVGAGGRADFVAADLAGGYEQLRAFAAQATEVLGGRVDILVNNAGIYPATLTEDLPDNDLDAMLAVNIRAPHVLVAAIAPAMAERGAGAIVTIGSWMARLGTPYGAMYSATKAADEQLTRSWAAEYGPRGVRVNTVAPGATLTPGNERARAELDAMTATTPAGVVVRPEDIAKAVLYLAGDDAAMVHGVTLYVDGGISATRAA
- a CDS encoding aldo/keto reductase, producing MVSQRFTLGGELPVRRLGYGTAQLTGPGYWGPRGDTRDAVAVLRRAVERGVTLIDTADNYGPSVAEELIAEALRPYPGDLLIATKGGVVRTGDSAWHVSGRPETLRAMCEASLRRLRLDTIGLYQLHRLDPRVPMAEQLGALDELRAEGKIRHIGLDTVTAEQLEAALALTDIAAVQNRYNLLDRASEPLLELCEARGIAFLPWFPLGNGSLTAATARAEIAAAHGATPGQLALAWLLHRSPVLCPTPGTGSLVHLEENLDAAAVRLTAEDMRALG
- a CDS encoding helix-turn-helix transcriptional regulator, coding for MSRDRSALGAFLRSRRDRLTPSQAGIEAFPGARRVPGLRREELAVLAGLSPDYYSRLEQGRQANISTEVLDALARALRLDEVERAHLHDLAAPTARHRTASPQAAQRPDPGLLRLMRTLDHVPVLLLGHRCEVLARNNLLTAVLGRQLEPGTSFVRFMFQDPAARERIVNWADFASATVATMRREIARRPYDGLLTTLVDELRVTDRDVARWWDDHTVRDYASVTKRVEHPAAGPMSFDIEIVRAPHEPDQRLVVYTTEPDSPTARVLPILASWDAAPRP
- a CDS encoding 2-dehydropantoate 2-reductase N-terminal domain-containing protein, which codes for MRYVIIGAGAVGGAIGGRLAEAGHDVVLVARGAHHEALRAFGLRLMTAEGTRTHLLPVVDEPAALGALRADDVLLLAVKTQDSEAALAAWGAAPVVGGGTAAERLPLVCAQNGVESQRLALRRFRRVYGVCVWLPATFVEPGAVSAAGTPLTGILHLGRYPHGTDETARRIAADLEKSRFEAPVVPDVARWQYAKLLGNLANAMEAVSGPVTGEEGLELLGRVRAEGEAALAAAGIAYVSEEEQRRVRGDRIRLRPFDGSPRRGGSSWQSLDRATGTIEADYLNGEIALLGRLHGVPTPLNDLLQRLANTFARERRAAGSMPVAELVRLAGEAVASVGEERPPRP